A region from the Actinoplanes sp. OR16 genome encodes:
- a CDS encoding SIMPL domain-containing protein: MKNSRIAAPVLVALAMLAAPASGLATGTPALASAGIPAGSAIADQPVESVVVSGKGTVFGDPDTLTVNFAVETSAPTVGEALDRADAAAGRMRDSLVRGGVVKKDLQTSDVNISARRNDKDKITGYAVTQALTARFRNDVAKAGAAISAAVAAGGDAARLNGMSFSIGDDTALLAEARRKAFADARGKAELYAREAGRTLSRVIKVTESSSSWGGPVDAFKNYASLAAADAGVPIEPGRQELTVTVTAEWAFKD, translated from the coding sequence ATGAAGAACTCACGCATTGCGGCCCCCGTGCTCGTCGCCCTGGCCATGCTCGCCGCGCCGGCGTCGGGGCTTGCCACGGGCACGCCCGCCCTGGCCTCGGCCGGGATCCCGGCCGGGTCGGCGATCGCGGACCAGCCGGTGGAGAGTGTGGTGGTCAGCGGCAAGGGGACGGTCTTCGGCGACCCCGACACGCTCACCGTGAACTTCGCGGTGGAGACCAGCGCGCCGACCGTCGGTGAGGCGCTCGATCGGGCCGATGCGGCCGCGGGGCGGATGCGGGACTCCCTCGTACGCGGAGGGGTGGTGAAGAAGGATCTGCAGACGTCCGACGTCAACATCAGCGCGCGGCGCAATGACAAGGACAAGATCACGGGGTACGCCGTGACGCAGGCCCTGACCGCGCGATTCCGGAACGACGTGGCGAAAGCGGGAGCGGCGATCTCCGCGGCCGTCGCTGCGGGAGGCGACGCGGCCCGGCTCAACGGGATGTCGTTCTCGATCGGCGACGACACCGCGCTGCTCGCCGAGGCGCGCCGGAAGGCGTTCGCCGACGCGCGCGGCAAGGCCGAACTCTATGCGCGCGAGGCCGGCCGCACCCTGAGCCGTGTCATCAAGGTGACCGAGTCGTCGTCGAGCTGGGGCGGGCCGGTCGACGCGTTCAAGAACTACGCCTCCCTGGCCGCGGCCGACGCCGGCGTGCCGATCGAGCCGGGCCGCCAGGAGCTCACCGTCACCGTCACCGCCGAGTGGGCGTTCAAGGACTGA
- a CDS encoding PD40 domain-containing protein, with translation MRGIGTARRAALVTLATLAAVTLDVAPAAAAAGTERISVATGGTQGDADIISEFPGGNASDDGRYVVFDSFATNLVAGDTNDELDVFVRDRQAGTTERVSVTSGGVQGDSTSGQSAISGNGRFVVFTSLAGNLVPGDTNGFPDVFLHDRQTGVTERVSVAAGGAQGTDFSVLATVSDDGNRVAFMSNAPNLVAGDTNDVIDVFVRDRQAATTVRVNVSSGGTQADSYGLQPAISGSGDHVAFYSEAGNLVPGDTNAQPDFFVHDLQTATTERVSVATGGGQGTGQSLGRAALSDDGRYIAFRSDASDLVAADTNDAADVFVRDRQAGTTARVSLTGGGGEAGGHSSAPTISDDGRRVAFQSEASDLVAADTNGVPDVFVRDRQAGTTERVSLTDGGGQGDGDSDDGFISGDGRHVTFASHAANLVAGDTNGFRDVFVRDLAVPGDQGCVVTGTSGDDVLTGTGAGDVICGLGGDDVINGGGGDDTLVGGAGNDRINGGGGDDTIDGGTGADHVAGGGGDDTVDGGPGNDSLKGQGGDDVLTDRSGVDIVSGESGDDRVDVQDGSAGDTAAGGSGADICAIDAGDFLANC, from the coding sequence ATGCGCGGAATCGGAACGGCACGAAGGGCAGCACTGGTCACGCTGGCGACACTGGCCGCGGTGACGCTGGACGTCGCACCGGCGGCGGCGGCAGCCGGCACCGAGCGGATCAGTGTCGCTACCGGGGGCACGCAGGGCGACGCCGACATCATCAGCGAGTTCCCCGGCGGCAACGCCAGCGACGACGGCCGTTATGTCGTGTTCGACTCGTTCGCCACGAACCTGGTCGCCGGCGACACCAACGACGAGCTGGACGTGTTCGTCCGGGACCGGCAGGCCGGCACCACCGAGCGGGTCAGCGTCACCTCCGGCGGCGTCCAGGGCGACAGCACGTCGGGCCAGTCGGCGATCAGCGGGAACGGGCGATTCGTGGTCTTCACGTCGCTCGCCGGCAACCTGGTGCCGGGCGACACGAACGGCTTCCCCGACGTGTTCCTGCACGATCGTCAGACCGGTGTCACCGAGCGGGTCAGCGTCGCCGCGGGCGGGGCGCAAGGCACCGACTTCTCGGTGCTGGCGACCGTGTCCGACGACGGCAACCGGGTCGCGTTCATGTCGAACGCGCCGAACCTGGTCGCCGGCGACACCAACGACGTGATCGACGTCTTCGTCCGGGACCGGCAGGCCGCCACGACCGTGCGGGTCAACGTCTCCTCCGGCGGCACCCAGGCCGATTCGTACGGACTCCAGCCGGCCATCAGCGGCAGCGGCGACCACGTGGCCTTCTACTCGGAGGCCGGCAACCTGGTGCCGGGTGACACGAACGCGCAGCCGGACTTCTTCGTGCACGACCTGCAGACCGCGACGACCGAACGGGTCAGCGTCGCCACCGGTGGCGGCCAGGGCACCGGCCAGTCGCTGGGCCGGGCCGCGCTCAGCGACGACGGCCGCTACATCGCCTTCCGGTCGGACGCGTCCGACCTGGTCGCGGCGGACACCAACGACGCCGCCGACGTGTTCGTCCGGGACCGGCAGGCGGGCACGACCGCACGCGTGAGCCTCACCGGCGGCGGCGGGGAGGCCGGCGGGCACTCGAGCGCACCGACGATCAGCGACGACGGCCGCCGGGTCGCCTTCCAGTCGGAGGCGTCCGACCTGGTCGCGGCGGACACCAACGGCGTCCCCGACGTGTTCGTGCGCGACCGGCAGGCGGGCACGACCGAACGCGTCAGCCTCACCGACGGCGGCGGCCAGGGCGACGGCGACTCCGACGACGGATTCATCAGCGGCGACGGCCGGCACGTGACGTTCGCGTCGCACGCGGCGAACCTGGTGGCGGGGGACACCAACGGGTTCCGGGACGTTTTCGTGCGTGACCTCGCCGTCCCCGGCGACCAGGGCTGCGTCGTCACCGGCACCAGCGGCGACGACGTGCTGACCGGCACCGGCGCCGGCGACGTGATCTGCGGCCTGGGCGGCGACGACGTCATCAACGGCGGCGGTGGCGACGACACGCTGGTCGGCGGGGCGGGCAATGACCGGATCAACGGTGGTGGCGGCGACGACACGATCGACGGCGGCACCGGCGCGGACCATGTGGCCGGCGGTGGCGGTGACGACACCGTCGACGGCGGGCCGGGCAACGACAGCCTGAAGGGGCAGGGCGGCGACGACGTGCTCACCGATCGCAGCGGCGTCGACATCGTCTCCGGAGAGTCGGGTGACGACCGCGTCGACGTGCAGGACGGCTCCGCCGGCGACACCGCGGCCGGCGGATCGGGCGCCGACATCTGCGCCATCGACGCGGGGGACTTCCTCGCCAACTGCTGA
- a CDS encoding TIGR03668 family PPOX class F420-dependent oxidoreductase, with the protein MRLSPEESRRRFAAAPVARLATVSAAGVPHLVPVTFAVLGERIVFAVDHKPKSTTRLRRLDNIAVRPDVAVLADVYDDDWSRLWWARADGIARVLDTDDEAVDALVARYPAYAQRRPHGPIVSITVTAWSGWAAAA; encoded by the coding sequence ATGCGGCTCTCCCCCGAGGAATCCCGGCGCCGGTTCGCCGCCGCGCCGGTCGCCCGCCTGGCCACCGTCTCGGCCGCGGGCGTTCCCCACCTCGTGCCGGTGACCTTCGCGGTGCTCGGCGAGCGCATCGTCTTCGCCGTCGATCACAAGCCGAAGAGCACCACCCGCCTGCGGCGTCTGGACAACATCGCGGTACGACCGGACGTGGCCGTTCTCGCCGACGTCTACGACGACGACTGGTCGCGGCTGTGGTGGGCCCGCGCCGACGGGATCGCCCGCGTCCTGGACACCGACGACGAGGCGGTGGACGCGCTGGTGGCACGCTATCCGGCCTACGCGCAGCGCCGCCCGCACGGGCCGATCGTGTCGATCACGGTGACCGCCTGGTCGGGCTGGGCAGCGGCCGCGTAG
- a CDS encoding GrpB family protein, translated as MSTEIEIVGYDPAWPARFAEFGAVLRRALGDVALRIDHIGSTSVPGLAAKPVIDVQVSVARLEPQDPFRDPLVGIGLVHHANNPDRTKRYFREAPGRPRTHIHVRRAGSFPEQFALLFRDFLRADQEVADGYAQVKRALAVQYRHDREAYTDAKSPIFWEIIQQADDWARRTGWEPPASDA; from the coding sequence CGAGTTCGGCGCCGTGCTGCGCCGGGCGCTCGGTGACGTGGCGCTGCGCATCGACCACATCGGTTCGACGTCGGTGCCGGGTCTCGCCGCCAAGCCGGTCATCGACGTCCAGGTGTCGGTCGCGCGCCTCGAGCCGCAGGACCCGTTCCGTGATCCGCTCGTCGGCATCGGACTCGTGCACCACGCGAACAACCCGGACCGCACCAAGCGCTACTTCCGGGAGGCGCCGGGCCGGCCGCGCACCCACATCCACGTACGCCGGGCGGGCAGCTTCCCGGAACAGTTCGCCCTGCTGTTCCGCGACTTCCTGCGCGCCGATCAGGAGGTGGCCGACGGCTACGCGCAGGTCAAGCGCGCCCTCGCTGTGCAGTACCGCCACGACCGGGAGGCCTACACCGACGCCAAGTCGCCGATCTTCTGGGAGATCATTCAGCAGGCGGACGACTGGGCGCGGCGGACCGGGTGGGAGCCGCCGGCGAGCGACGCCTGA